In Candidatus Margulisiibacteriota bacterium, the genomic stretch GACCAGCCGTGTCCGAAATAGGATTTCAAGCCAGAAAGAACATCCTGATCAAAACGCATGTCCACGCGTTTTTTTGGAGATTCTTTTTTGGGCCGTCCGCGCCGCACAAAACGAATACGGCCGCTTTCTAGATCCTCGTCAGTGGGAATCTCACTTTCATCTATTGACAGGGATTTGGCCTTTCTGAGCATGGCTTTTATTTTAATGGGCGTCCATTTCCCGTCTATTTCTTTCGCGGTCATTCTAATTATGGTCATAATATTTACTCCTTTCTTTGTCGTGTGTGTAACGAAGCGAGATAATTCTATACATATACAATTGTACACACATAAAAAAATATGTCAAGCTATTATTATACCAGCAGCTCCGTGGCGCGCACTTTAAGTCCTTTGGCCAGGTCGTAGAGCGTGGAAACAGTCAGATTTTTGTGGCCGTTTTCGATATTGCTGACGCTGACAAAATGTAACCCTGAAGCGTTAGCTAATTGGTAAATACTTAATTTCTTTTTTTGTCTGATTAAACGAATTTTTTGTCCAACAGCTTTAATTGTCGGCCAATTTGGTTTATAGGGGACTTCTGGTTTAGCCATTGACAAAGCATAACCTATCGGTTAGTATATATTATATAACTTATCGATTAACAGTCGATAGGTTAATTAAAAATAGGGGGAGATTTATTATGACTGTAGCAAC encodes the following:
- a CDS encoding BrnA antitoxin family protein; translation: MTIIRMTAKEIDGKWTPIKIKAMLRKAKSLSIDESEIPTDEDLESGRIRFVRRGRPKKESPKKRVDMRFDQDVLSGLKSYFGHGWSTKVNDTMRRTLVKAGVL
- a CDS encoding helix-turn-helix domain-containing protein; this encodes MAKPEVPYKPNWPTIKAVGQKIRLIRQKKKLSIYQLANASGLHFVSVSNIENGHKNLTVSTLYDLAKGLKVRATELLV